The genomic stretch GCCAGAATTAATCCATGCCAGCCTCCAGCACCTAAGCAAGATGCCTAAGTAGAGATCACCATCATACTGTGCTCCACTGACCACCAGATCGGCTCCCTGAGGCATCTCTACTAGCCCTGCCAGAAGGCAACAGAGTCAAGCTGAAGGTGCAGCTGGAAAagcctccctctctccctgacTGTGAGAGGGGACCACAACAAGCCCATCCTTAAAATAAGCAGCCCTTGCACATAACTGAGGGAAATGGGGTAAGTCTGGGCAGCCACATTCAGTGAGTTGTTTGTTGGCATTCTTCACTTCAGCACAGCCTAGGCATAGTGAAAGAGAGGAGTATTTATGGTGATAAAAGGAAGACATCGATACTGTTCCTCTCTATCCTTTCCCTGGTATGATGAGATTAGCTCAGctggttagagcatggtgctaataatgcctAGGTCGTGGGTGTGATCCCCAAacgggccattcacttaagattTGTACTCTCCTTGTGGATCTCTtgcaactcagaatattctgtgatttaagTGATCTGTGGTTTAAGTATCATTGTGAAGCTGTTTAGACTCCTAGtcacagaattgcagaatgggtgaggctggaagggaccagtGGGTCAtatggtccaacctccctgctcaagcagggtcatctagttgcattttttcctgtttacaaAAATATTATGTAAGGAAAACTTTAGGATGACTCAAAGTGGAAGCTTTAGAAACATTGAAAGTAAGGTAAAAAATTcccatctgttttcttttatctttccaGGGCCATTCAGTAGTTACTAGCAAAAAGATACATAGCAAAGGGCCTGATGTGATGTTCAGAATGACTCTAATTGCTATTTGTGTGTCTAGTAGAGACCAGCGGGGTCAATGACCAGACTGGGACAGGTCTGGGAGCTTGCTGGGGCTGGTTTGAAGCAATCAGGACCTCCTCTGTCCTATCCAGGTCTCAGCAGGACTTGCTCTGTCTCATCCAGCTTGTTTTTCAGAGCACTGAGCATCTTTGTTCCTGTAGCTGCCTTGGTGGGAGATGTTGCATGGTGTTGTGCTGCTTGGAGGTGTCTCCCAGTGTTTCATTGTTGGAAGAAGATGGAAGGTGTTATGTCACTGGGAGATGCTGTATGGTATTTCCTTGTTGCCCCCCCAGGCAGATGTGCTGGAATGTGGGATAACATGAGTTGCTGGCCTTCATCCACTGTGGGACAGATTATCAATGCTCACTGCCCTGAATTCTTCCAGATGCTGACTGGGAAAAAAGGTAATGCtaaaatgatgtttttcttGCCCAGGTGCTTTTTATtaaacacttatttttaaacactttattttttatttacaaagacCCCACTCTCAGGTCTGAAtttgaaatgaatttttttccctccttcttttAAAGAATGAAAGCTACTTAGCAGCTCTAAGTTTCCAGCACTAAGCTAAACATGAAAAAACCTCGAATTAAAGTAGCAAGATCTttttagtgtttattttttctagCCAGTTGGGAAAAAGTGCAGGAAGTAAATGCTATCCTGAAATGCAGGTTTTTAGCATAGTTtcttaaggaaaagagttttctCCACTCAGGTTCTATGTTTATTTGCGTCTTTCCCCTTTTAATAACTCCTAGAGCCAGTGGCTGGTCCCAGATGAGCTTGATGGGGACAAAACTTCACAGAGCATTAGGTTCACACAAGTTTTGGCAAACATCCAGCTTGGCAGGCAGAAAAGATCCCCTTTTTTGCCTTCATTAAGAGGAAATCTGCACTGGGGATTTCTCTCTTGGCTGTGACAGGAATCCACACAAGTGGCACAAACTCATGGAAATTCAGGTTTCATGGCTCATGAAACAATTCACTCAGAGGCGAGCTCAAGCAatgctttttgtcctttttctcaGATATCTAAACTAGAAATGAAGTGAAATTTACTCCCAGTAGGCGACAGTAATCATGAGCTATTAAGTAAGCCTGCTTTCtgttcatttctgcttttcagtaaTGCCTTAGAAATGTGTTTACATTTCTCTTTAGGGAGTTAATGATTCAAATGAGAAGAGGCTTTTGCATTCTTCAGTTATAGGACACAGATTAATGAGGTCCAGTACTTACAGAAAAGCAGACAGATTGATTTTATGAAGGGAGGAACAGGAGACAAAGTATTAGATTGTCTAATAAAGATTACATAACTCAGAGGAGAAGCACTTAGTGCTCTCTAAATGAAATCAGACATGAGCCActcagattaaaataaaaaccgtGCTACTTTCTGTACACACGAACATTATCTGCCCTTTGAGCCCTTTAATCTGGTTTAGAGTAAAGGATAAACTGCACAAAGGCATAGATCGCTGTCTGGCATCCACATCTTTAGCATGGTGATCCCGGCCCTTAAATGCAGTAACTGAAATCCCTGCTGGTACAGCCACTAGAGGGAATTGTTCCCTGCCTCTGGCCTTCTCACCGGGGAGGAGGCAGGAATTTGTACATTCAAAGGTCATAATTACATCTCAAATGTTCACTGCCTTATCTTGGAGATAGTCCAAGAGCTTAAACTTTACTTGCCCTCCTTATCGAGAAGCTGATAAACAATAATCAGCATTACAGTGTTCAAAACAGAACCCCAAGACCTGGTCCATCACCACGAGCATCTTATTTCAGTCTCTGCATCTGGAATTTTGGGTCAAAATCAGCAATAGTTTAACCTCATTCTCATGGccacatttttctttgatttaatACTGGGGTTGGCTTTTGACTCCTGACTTTATTTACTGCTACAGTCATTGCCCTGTTTGAAACaattttgaaaaagcaaaacaaagatcTGCTTGcctcaaaagaaaagcaaaggttttCTCTCCTCACCACTTACAAAGCAGATGGGCAGCCACAAATGCCAAAGGCCCATATGTTAAGCCATGCGGATGGCTCTGAACTCTGCCCAAACCCTGATCTCTGTGCTGACATCTAGATTTGCATTTGCTGCCCAGACTGCCTGGTCCCTTTCTACATAGCagaccaaagaaacaaaatcatctGGAACCAAGTAGCAGAATTGACCATGGTGTCTCGGGCAAGATATGAAGAAAGGTGTGACTATTGTGAAGATTCAGAGGCAAAGGCCACATCACATGGTCCCAGTTCCACAGCCATCCCTTTAGCGAGAGTTCCTTCTTGCCTAGGCAACTCCAAAAGCCTCCAAACTATGATTAAACACCAAGCACAATCCTTAGACAGACTGCAGACCCCCAATCTGCTCTGAGTGGGGCATGCTGCAGTTTCCCCAGTGGTGTGTGTCACCCATAACCAAGGAGCATTGCTAAAATTTTCCTCATGTCCATATGATGTGCCTGGCATAATCCCCTGTGTTTTGCATATAATGCAATAGCATGTGCACACCAACACAGAACTTCACCTCTTCTTGCCTGATCTGCTTTGACAGCCTCGGGCACAAAACAGTCACAGGCATGTTTACAAGTACAGTGCTTTGCTCCAAGTTAAGTAAGGGTGTCTTAGTAGTTGACACTGAAGTAGAGAATCTGCCACCACACCACCCCCTTGCTGGGTGCCAAGGCAGGCTGGGGAGAACCGTCTGGAGAgctgtttctttcctgttgTTGCTGCACTGCAGCAAGGCATAGAAAACCTGGCTTAGAAAGCAAGCCTGGCCCTTTCAAAGATGCTAAACTGGAACAGGATGTTCAAAAAAGCATCAGAATAATAGTCTGATAAGGACACACCCAGATCTCTTCCCACTCAGAGTTCTCAGCATGTTTGCTGTGCCTTGCAGGTTTACAGAGGTGAGTTCAACTCAAGTGCAGACATGTTGTCAGGTCATCAGCATTAGCCCAGAGGTAGCAGGAGCCCTGACTCTGTCCTGACAATTCCAGCAGGCCTCCAAAGAGGATAAACCATTGCCAAACATTGCTGCATATGCATCTCCCTCAGTTCCCTCAACTCTGCAGGGATGTTTTGCAAGAGCCAGACAGCCTGAAGTCCTCATGGCTAaatatgtggggaaaaaaatggaattttatgGAGCCCTCTGGCAAGGCTTGTACTAAGAAGGACTGCTGATTTCATGTCCCCTTTAAGTACCTGCTAGCATTGCCATCACTGCAACAAAGCCAGGATTTCACTTCATGTTTCTAAAGTATGATTCTTACTGGACAGATCAATGAGATTAGGACAGTGGGCAGTGGTTTTACTTCTTTGTAAAAGTTTCCCTTCAGCACATGCCTGCTAGGGCCACTTTCTTCCAGAGACATTGTAAGTGGCGTAGGGCAGGACTTCCCACTTCCACTTTAGTGCCAAACATTAATATGGACGAGTTCCAAACTATCCTATTCAGCCACGTGCAACTTGCTGGGCATTCATCTCACTCAGCTTTAGGAGTTTAAAAGTCAGACATCCCAGCAGAAGAAGGTCAGACAAACTGCCCTTTGCAGATACCAGTCCAAAAAATGAGTTGAATTCTGCAAATGCCTACTTTTCCCTGAAGACAGCCACAAGGGACACAGTTGGACTCAAGTACTCAGCTTTCCAGAAACTGAGCTTAAATGAGGGAAATTTCCTCCTAACATTTAATTTGCAAGTAAGCAAGGAAATCAACTGGGCAAAATAATGCCCAGTGCGGGGAAAAGACttttagttttcatttaaatcctACTGAAAATCTGTGACCATCTACAGTTTTGTGTTCTATTTGGAGCATGACAAACCACAGTAAGGAGGTGGAAGCATTCAGTAGAGTATCAGGTTTGCATGAAGTTTGAATCTGTGATTGAACAAGTCGTGTGTTTGCTGATCTTGGAATAGTGGCCAAGAAACACCAGATGTACTGAACAGTATTATTTATGTTGCAATTAATAAAAACACATCCATCACAGTCATCCCTGAGTGGGCAAACAATGTTATGACCCACACAAGTACACTGGGCAAGTATCAACAGAATTAGCTCAGCTGCATTTCGCCTCCAGCTATGCAGAGTGCACTGCCTGGGGGAACATACTCTCCTGGCTCCTGGAGCAACCCTACATGGTGATTGAACCCTgagaacaacaaaaatacaaCTGGAAATGATCATACCCCATTCTGTCTTTTTTATTGTTACCACACAGGTTTTGTGTACCGAAACTGTACAAGCGAGGGCTGGTCAGACCCATACCCGAGACCTGACATTGCTTGTGGCTACAATGTCAATGACACAACCAACGAGGCCAGAGTGAGTCTAAGTGCCCATAACCACagatctgctgctctggggtaCTGGGGAGAAATGTGTTAAGGAGAGACTGGTTATGTTGTGATTTAACTCAGGTGGGGCTACTGCTATTGGTGGTTTTCAGCATGAATGCTTCCTGCAAATGATTGGAAGTGGTTGCTCAGGCTGAAATTTCAGTAGCTGATTTTACAAGAAAATTTATTCATTAAATACAAGGAGAGATCTTTTTCTTGGTGTGGGCTGACTTCTACCAGACAGACAAGGTAAAGATGTGATTATATGTTCCCCTGCAGCGTTCCTATTTCATGACCCTGAAGACCATGTACACCATCGGATACTGCACCTCCCTTGTGACGCTGATGATAGCCTTAGTGGTCCTTGCCTCCTTTAGGTGAGGAGAAGTGTCTCTGGTTTGTGTTTGGCCAGGACTTCTGGTCATCTCACCTGACACAAATCCTTCTACTTATTTCAggggaaattaaaaattgaagtaTTTCCGAAAACCTTCACAGAAATCAGTGACAAAATTTATCTCTGACTCCTGTCTCCCAGAAAATGTCAGGACTGCTCATTATGTTGTGCTCTCCTTTTCAAATTGTAGCTAGATGCATTTTGCAAATGGCATCTGCACCAACTCCCTGATGAGGTCTTCCCATGATTTCAGTGTCCCTTAGGCAGAGTGTCTTTCCCTCCGCTGCTCTTTTCCCCACTTGAGACTGTGGCTAAAACTTTGTTCTAAGTGCCACTGCATTGACTTCTGGAAAGGTGTTTCTATTAGCAATGTGACATTCAGCTTATCTTCACTCATCCCTGTAACCTGGAATTTGTACTGTGCTGCTTATtcagtgaaattaatttcccttaCAGTAAGTGTCAGGGCGGCTCCTCTGGGCAAAAGGAAACCAAACTACTTTGCAAATTTATATTCAGGCTGCATGGCCTCTGGACACAGATTATGTGGAGATTTAATACAGAAAACCCTGCAGGCACAAGTGCACTGTGCTGgcagaataaataaattcatCCAGGTGTGAATAAACACCTTGGGTTCATGTTACTctggaaaggagggaggaatGCCAGAACAAGCATATTGGCATGAAATCACAATTTTCCTGGCAACATTCAGCTTGTTTTAGTACCTGAGTGGAGCAGATGTGACTGTAGCTTTTTAAGGTCTTCTCTAGGATATCCCTCTTGGGAGATGCCTTAGCCTTCCTTTCACAGACAGAACAACACTGTTCTTCATTTGTCAGTTTAACACTACTAAGGATTGAAACCTGCTGTTTACAGCCGCAGGCTCCTTACATTGGTAAAGAATGTCACTTCACTGGatctctctttcatttttttgcagAAGACTTCACTGCACAAGGAACTACATCCACATGCATCTCTTCACATCGTTCATTTTGCGAGCCTCGTCCAACTTCATCAAGgatgctgttttgttttcctctgaagaCACAAATTACTGTGGGGCATACACGGTAACCCTCTGCCTGCCAGCTTGCTCCACCCCTCAGTTTCCCAGCAGGATCCTAGCAGGATCTAGTGTGCAGGGAAGGAACTCTCCCTTCCAGCTTTATATTCATCATGAAGGGTTATGGGAGAAGAGAGGTATGCTTCTGCCCCTTCTCTGAGAACACAATAAATATTGCTGATGTACACTGCAGTGTGAGACCTGATAGTAAGATAAGGGCTTGCACTCAGAGAGTCTGGGACCTCTCaaattttgaaaggtttttgcctttttctttttattggcagcaaaatattttgaaaatttgggGCTGAGGAGGGGTGAGCAACACTGCAGATGATGGTCAATGCTTTAAACTAAAAGACAAGAATTAGGGAGAGTAACAAAAataggtttgttttgttttgttttacccCACTGGTTTTGCTggatttctgttgcagaaaaataatactttGAGAACATTGTCTTTATCAACTgattttcttggggaaaaaagattgACAATACATTCATCTGCTTCTCTAAGGTGATATTAGTGTTACTGGTACTAAGAAGGTAGTAATAGTGAAATTCCCCTGAGACAGTAACCTGAATCCATGTGTCCATGACACATTCAGTTCTTCTAGTGAGGCAGTTGATTAATGCATTTAGGAGCGCCAGCTCTGCTTTCTTGTCATGTGAACCCCTGTCTCAAGGACACCCATTTAGTCCCCTAATTGCTATAAAATCTCTATTTGCCAATTAATTTACAGCTCGCTCTTCCTGTTAGAAGGTAGGCACAAACCCAGGCAGGAGCTAATTACCCTCTCTTTCCTCAGGCTGGCTGTAAGCTCACCATGGTCTTCTTTCAGTATTGCATCATGTCTAACTACAGCTGGCTCCTCGTGGAGGGACTGTACCTCCACACTCTCCTggtgatttctttcttctcgGAAAGGAAGTACCTCTGGTGGTTCATCGCTCTCGGATGGGGTACTGGTTCTCCCTTCAGCAAGAATAACTgggttttttctgcctctggGATGAACTCATGAAGCAGTAACTGGTTTTTCCAATTGCAGGTGCCCCAACAGTGTTTGTGGCTGCATGGGCGACTGCTAGGCAGCTCCATGAAAATATTGGGTGAGTGGTATGGAGGGGGGAAGCTGGCACGCCAGGGGAAGCATGCAGCCCCTGTGCAGGCTGCTCTATGGCATCCTGCTCATTTCTAATTGCTGGGAGGAGATAAATCAATCAACACCCTGCTGTGGTGGGAGCCTTCATCCTAGTGTGGGTGTGAGTAGAGGTACAGATGAGCAACATGAGAAGAAGCTTCCAATTccatttcagcattttcaagGGTAGGAGGTAGCTTTCAGGTATGAATTCAGACCACAATGTTTTCAGTATCTGTATTTAACTTTCTGAATAGTgaaactttgtttctttctcttctccctttcaAAATTTTGAACAGTGTTTATACTTTAAGGGAAGGACATATTTCTGTCCAGTGCAGGTGGGCAGCTTTCCATCAGACATGTTGTACCACTAAGTAAGAACAGTAAATTAGTTTTGTAGAGAAGGGAATAGGGGCCTATCTAAGGTACAAAACAGACTAAACCTGTTTGAAAAGATACCAGTGTTTTGATAACTGACTGCACCTTCTCTTCTATTTTTACAGGTGTTGGGACATTAACACTGATGCCAATACCTGGTGGATCATTAGAGGCCCCATAGTTGTGTCTATTTTTGTAAGTCTTTTCTGGGACAAGCAGattcaaactgtattttcaaacaCTGTGAAGTCAGAGCTCATCTACTCAACATGCTTTAGAAGTGTGTTAATGAACTGATCTTAGACATGTGTCTGAACTGGTGTGACCCATGAGTTACTGCTTAAGCAACTTCTGCTCAGCAGGACTTAGTAACTAATGCCCCAAAGCTAAGTTCACAAGGAAAGCTAGAATGTCCTCCCAAGAAGCAAGAGGCTGAAGATCAGGTTTCCACATCCTGTTGATTTCATATGAACTTGGCTGGTTTGTGGAAGCTTGTTTTGGACCGTTTCAAGGAAATCTCCGGAGGAGAAACGAGTGGCTGTACATTTCAGTACAATTACTTTTGTGTCTGCCGGTCAGTGCCTCTctcagcaaagccaaaaccaactTGCCTTACATGACCactggcttttgttttcaggaATGAAAACAGCTCACAGGCTGCATGCACCACGTATTAGTGGGCAGCACTGAGGCACTGCTCAGTGAATTAAGGCACAGGCGTTGAAACTCAGTGTGAGCCCACCCAGTGCAAGGCAGCAGTGATGACAAGAGCAGTTCGGTGGATATAATACTCAGCACCTGTGTTTTGAGCATTTGCTGATACTCTCCTTCAGAGCCTTAGGTACcagggggctggagctgctgcttgggaTAGCTGTTCTGCCCGATGAACATGCTCTGGGTCAGACCATACTTTAATGACCTGTCTAAAACCCTAGCCCAGAAACACGAACTGCTGGTTACTCTCAAGTATAACCTGTTGACACTCCAAGTGAGACCCCAAGAGCTGGTTGAGGTTTTCACGTTTCCAGTAAGAACCATTATGTTTGCAAAACACAAACTGCAACTTCTGCACACTCTCAGAAACCCAGGCAGCTGAGATGGTGGGTTAAAGTTCTGCTCCCACTGACCAGTGAGCAGTCCTGCATCCCCACAAGACAAGCACCAGACAGCACAAGTGATTTGGGATCAACTTAACCAGGCCATGgcacttatttttctttatgaaacAACCCTCATGCTAGGAGCCACTCAGCAATATTTAAAAGCCAACAAGACCCAGGCATTCTCTAAGACAGAAAGCACAATCTTAGTTTATCTTTTGGCGGTCCCCACCCGCTATCGCCTTCCAAGTGTCCTCAGAATGCTGATCCTGCCTGGTTTAGCCACTGAAGACAGAAGCCGGCTGCCTGACTCTGCAGGTTTTACCCAAAAGAGGCTTTACTCAAGCCCTTAACCAAACAGCCAGATCTTAAGAACCCAGATCTAATCTTTGTATTCCTCACAGCCCCGAGCAGTTCAAAGGGCAGAAAATCAGCGCCGATAAACACCTTTGTGCTCCCAGGCTCACGCTCATTCCTGCGCTGCCCGCGGGCAATGCCTCCCGGCAGGAATCGCACCGCTCCCCCTTCCCCGGTGGTTTTTATCAGTGAAAAGTCCTGCTCAGTCTACACGGCTCGTCCCTGGCCTAATGGgttaaaaaacccagaatacCCCGACCTGAACCTCCTTTGCTCCCCACCActcatgaaatatttctttccttcatgcTCTCCACCTCTAGCTCCTCCCAGCTCTACTCCTTTCCTCGTCCCTCCCCAGCTTCCCCAAACTTCCAGCCCTCCGCAGACTCCCTCAGCAGCCACAGTTGCTCCCTTTCCATCCAGCAACTTTAAAGAACTCAGGGACTTCCTGGGTCTGTCCCATCTCCAGTAGGCCCGGTTCTTTTAGGAAAACCCACcaccccagagccctgctccagtgcccacAGGCACGGACGACCCACCATGAAGAGGATGCACCTCTGCAGTGGTGTTTCCCGGCACAGGGAAGGGTTAAGGGCCTGCCGCGGTGCAGGGTGTTGCAGAAGGGGTGCAGATGTGCCGGCTGTGCaagccaagggcagagcagcccGAGGTCGCTCCCCACGGGGTGCAGGGCACTGGCCGCgggacagacacacagacacgcTCAGGcggctctgcctccctgcaacTCCCACTCTTTCCCTGAGGGTCAAACGAGCAGAAACAGCTATTGCCTCATCTGCACCCAAACTGAGCAGATCAGCATTTTTACCTGATATCCACCCTTCAAGACGGGGGAAATGCGAAAGGAAGAACTCCAGTGTCgactctctcctctccccattTTTAACTAATTTGCCTCGTGATCCTAAACCACACTGAGTGTTTCCGGCAGAGAGCACACAGCACTTGCAGTCCCAGATAGCAAGTGATAGCTCCAGTGCTGCCCCTTTGCTGTTATCCAAGGTGGGGCCAGACTGTGCAGAGGCTGCCAGAACCCCACAGCCACAAGGGGCCAAACCGATGCTCCTGGTCTCCCTGTCCTTTGGTGATTTGCCTGGATAATACGGCCTGACCATCTCCATAACTAAAGGTGCAGCaaaccagcagggaaagcagcctGCATCCAAGCCCAGGGTGGCCAAGCAGGCTGGAGAAGCAGGAACAAAGACTAGGATGGGAACATGGACACAGGCAGGCCAGCCCCAAGCCCTGTAATCGAATCCCCAAACTGGCTCTGCTGATACGTGGCAGTTATGTAAGTGGATActgggtttgttgtttggtgGGTTGCTTTTGCATTcttactttggggttttttttcagattaatttcaTTCTCTTTGTCAACATTTTAAGAATCCTGATGAGGAAGCTCAGCTCCCCTGAAAAACGGAGCAGTGATTTCAACCAATACAAGTATGTCCCTTACACCCCTTATAAGACATGCAAGGCCACCTGAGCATTTCTTGCTCCTTCTACACcagcttttccctctgttttcatTCTCAGGAGACTTGCAAAGTCAACACTCCTCCTCATCCCTCTCTTTGGGGTCCACTACAtcatctttgcttttttccctgaggACGCAAGCAGCGGCACAATGGAAATTCAGCTGTTTTTTGAATTGGCTCTTGGATCATTCCAGGTAATATTTGACAAGCTATTACTTCTTTAAAGTAAGAAAAGGAGGTAGAACATATAACTCTGCAACAGACTAGAGCTTCCAATGGCAAAGCCAAGCTGTCTGATTTCCCTTGAGATGCCTCATCCCCATTCAAAAGCTGAAACTACAGTTCTGTGACCATGGTTCTTTTATCTTTTAGGGCTTTGTTGTGGCTGTACTTTATTGTTTCCTTAATGGTGAGGTGAGTTTGGTGTATATAACACTCTTTTTTATTGCTGAAGCATGCCTCATTAATCAGTGGGATACATTCCCCAATGAATTACATGTTTTATCTGAGGGTTTTCTTCCCAGCTACCTAACATCACTCATGAAATTCCTCCTAGACCTGGCAAGCCTAGGTAATTGTATGCCAGATGCAAACTTCACCTCTCAACTACTGCAACCCTTTCATAAATCAGATAACATTATTACTGTCTGGGAACTGAGGGTGGGAGCACCGTCCCTCACACAGTCACGCTGACAGCCGACTGGTTCTGACGTATGGTACCATTATCTGTCATCCCATCCATGGCCATTTTATTTACTCAATCCTTAGGAGGGAATTTATCAAAAGCTATACCCAGTCCAAGTTTATTAGGACTCTTGTAAGGTAAAGCTTTTGGTAGAGAGACTGTTTCCTTTGTAGTTGCATGACAACTCCCAGGCTTCTGGGGTAGAACTTGCactctgaaatgctgctgctggtaGAGGTGAGGGGAAACATTACACCAACCTGGAAGATCTAGAGCTaattggaaggagaaaaaaaaaccaaaccagtgcCTAAGGAGAAAAAGTCACTTTGAAATGACAGAGGGTTTTGAAATACCCTGACTGATCTTTTAACTGGGTTCAgaaaaagtggttttaaaaagaaaatctgtttggttttttttaccttaGAGTGCCAAAATGTCCTGGTTTTATATCTAAAGTTCAGATTCTGGAAAATTCTAAACCAAACACTTCATAAGGCCAACTAGATTCCATGAACGGTTTCACCTGCAGTTAAATAGCAAATTGTGTGGCTGAACAACAGTATCACTAGAAGTGTCAAGAAATAGGCCTTACCTTAACCCCTTAAACAGGGGGGTTGgttaaataaataagcaaaccCAAACCT from Corvus hawaiiensis isolate bCorHaw1 chromosome 7, bCorHaw1.pri.cur, whole genome shotgun sequence encodes the following:
- the SCTR gene encoding LOW QUALITY PROTEIN: secretin receptor (The sequence of the model RefSeq protein was modified relative to this genomic sequence to represent the inferred CDS: substituted 1 base at 1 genomic stop codon); the protein is MRDEENRLXFTMWTIWVIFWISAVPIKSVPPVCDLLSVLKREEEKCLETLSLEARNRTTENDLLLSSGRCAGMWDNMSCWPSSTVGQIINAHCPEFFQMLTGKKGFVYRNCTSEGWSDPYPRPDIACGYNVNDTTNEARRSYFMTLKTMYTIGYCTSLVTLMIALVVLASFRRLHCTRNYIHMHLFTSFILRASSNFIKDAVLFSSEDTNYCGAYTAGCKLTMVFFQYCIMSNYSWLLVEGLYLHTLLVISFFSERKYLWWFIALGWGAPTVFVAAWATARQLHENIGCWDINTDANTWWIIRGPIVVSIFINFILFVNILRILMRKLSSPEKRSSDFNQYKRLAKSTLLLIPLFGVHYIIFAFFPEDASSGTMEIQLFFELALGSFQGFVVAVLYCFLNGEVQLEVQRKWRQWHLSKHWRQHLSTSVSNGGSGLTQEMQMVRSSPPEHRRKTLQRSSVL